A genomic stretch from Chaetodon auriga isolate fChaAug3 chromosome 17, fChaAug3.hap1, whole genome shotgun sequence includes:
- the dazl gene encoding deleted in azoospermia-like — translation MSCCKDAHKPRSSEQTSPSLKLSNGYILPEGKRTPNALFVGGIDLKVNENEMRDFFTRYGAVKEVKIITYRGGICKGYGFVYFNEDVNIQSIIEQQISFKGRKLKLGPAIMKERSYRSMPSRLGGQAPWMSPTQYFYCSCCSSMGGGSAQPPSVFNGGGPYNQPGSYSNYGFMMPQVPVNYAHDSYGYQYTPVHWTEDQRTQAVNQNYVDCGVQTMLTVL, via the exons ATGTCTTGCTGTAAGGATGCCCACAAGCCCAGGAGCAGCGAGCAGACTTCACCTTCCCTGAAGTTGTCAAATGGCTACATTCTGCCTGAGGGCAAACGGACCCCCAACGCCCTCTTTGTTGGTGGGATTGACTTGAAG gtgaatgaaaatgaaatgcgaGACTTCTTTACCAGATATGGTGCTGTTAAAGAAGTGAAAATTATCACGTACCGTGGAGGGATCTGCAAAGG GTATGGGTTTGTGTACTTCAATGAAGATGTCAACATTCAGTCAATCATTGAG cAACAGATCAGTTTTAAGGGCCGGAAACTCAAGCTGGGCCCTGCCATCATGAAAGAAAGAAGCTATC GGTCCATGCCATCCCGTCTAGGGGGCCAAGCTCCTTGGATGAGCCCCACTCAGTACTTCTACTGCAGTTGCTGCTCATCTATGGGAGGAGGGAGTGCACAACCTCCGTCCGTCTTCAATGGAGGCGGCCCCTACAATCAG CCGGGCTCCTACTCCAATTATGGGTTCATGATGCCACAGGTGCCGGTGAACTATGCACATGACTCCTATGGCtaccag TACACTCCAGTTCACTGGACGGAGGACCAGAGGACACAGGCTGTCAATCAG AACTATGTGGACTGTGGAGTCCAGACTATGCTGACTGTGCTGTAG